In Bombus pascuorum chromosome 13, iyBomPasc1.1, whole genome shotgun sequence, a single genomic region encodes these proteins:
- the LOC132913264 gene encoding C-mannosyltransferase dpy-19: MATESDRKRKSGEKFRRKPVNLYELAVNLIGLAFGFFHWWHVSTLFENDRHFSHLSEIEREMSFRTEMGMYYSYYKTIAESKTFMDGLRKISHDNISEYGNIINAARKYSLLPELVTGYLYHCAKNLGIISIEQCWQIERGEGLPPVTSCEGLGVPVYFYLQIVWIFTIFTAAVLFYYAAFLGNSLSSGIIAVLLFFYNHNECTRVQWTPPLRESFAYPVLLSQMYRLTLIIRAGTLQDSQKVPKDLLQKMGIATVISLCCWQFSHFVLTTQIVALLILKWMKIIPNDLYKCIFKVHGWSILLATGITDGFPLLYSLYFNLLLISNVVCLTERLTRFMGIKLQTILEIVLTIICTLYLESFSASLSEDNAHVFDLLKAKLTSYKDFHTMLYTCSPEFDFLQYRSFEAITKTLLLPSAILAGMLAVYFWYRNYKIKGYPKCIEADMAYNGLQTGAFIIMAVFIMRLKLFMNPHLCIIAGTVCANRYLEKLGLKNEMTKTALTLLLISAMSYHGLERLQEERSIIGEYSDIEQEELFEWIKKNTPEHAVFAGKMSLMANLMLSTGRPIVNNPYYESKEMRDRTMKVYEIFSRKDVTSVYFTLRNLHVGYVVLEESLCFGFANLQAECQMIDLWDLVDNGTAKAAGKQPLCPILYRGNAYPFKRAFVNNRYVILQLDYSYYVELKPKTSLNYRS; the protein is encoded by the exons ATGGCGACGGAAAGTGACAGGAAGCGTAAAAGCGGCGAGAAATTTCGCCGAAAACCAGTGAATTTGTACGAGTTAGCGGTGAATTTGATAG GTTTGGCATTTGGCTTTTTCCATTGGTGGCATGTGTCGACGCTGTTCGAAAATGACCGGCATTTCTCGCATCTGTCCGAAATCGAGAGAGAAATGTCCTTCCGCACGGAAATG GGGATGTATTACTCGTATTACAAGACTATCGCGGAATCGAAAACGTTCATGGATGGACTTAGAAAAATCAGTCATGATAATATCTCGGAATATGGAAACATCATTAATGCAGCTAGAAAGTATAGCTTGCTGCCAGAG CTGGTAACTGGATATCTTTATCATTGTGCCAAGAATCTGGGGATTATATCCATAGAGCAGTGTTGGCAA ATAGAAAGAGGAGAAGGTTTGCCACCAGTGACTAGTTGCGAGGGTCTTGGTGTTccagtttatttttatttacaaatcgTTTGgatttttactatatttacgGCAGCTGTACTGTTCTACTATGCTGCCTTCCTTGGTAATAGTTTGAGTAGTGGAATCATAGCAGTGCTTCTATTCTTTTATAATCATAACGAATGTACCCGTGTCCAATGGACTCCACCACTGAGAGAAAGTTTCGCATACCCTGTATTACTTTCTCAAATGTATAGATTGACTCTAATTATTAGAGCGGGCACTTTGCAAGATTCTCAGAAAGTACCCAAAGATTTACTTCAG aaAATGGGTATAGCGACGGTAATTAGCTTATGTTGCTGGcaattttcacattttgtactcACTACACAAATCGTTGCtctattgatattaaaatggATGAAAATAATCCCAAACGACCtttacaaatgtatttttaaagttCATGGTTGGTCAATTTTATTAGCAACGGGAATCACAGATGGTTTCCCCTTGCTGTATTCTCTGTACTTCAATCTTTTACTCATCAGTAACGTCGTATGCTTAACGGAGAGGCTGACTCGTTTCATGGGCATAAAGCTCCAAACGATTCTTGAGATCGTTCTCACAATTATATGCACGCTGTACTTAGAATCGTTTTCCGCCTCGTTATCCGAGGACAACGCGCATGTGTTCGACCTACTCAAAGCGAAACTGACCAGTTACAAAGACTTCCACACGATGCTGTACACGTGCTCTCCCGAATTCGATTTCCTCCAATACAGAAGCTTCGAAGCGATCACAAAAACGTTGCTTCTGCCGTCTGCTATATTGGCTGGAATGCTGGCGGTCTATTTCTGGTACAGGAATTACAAAATCAAAGGATACCCTAAATGCATAGAGGCGGATATGGCTTACAACGGCCTGCAGACCGGAGCTTTCATCATCATGGCAGTTTTCATTATGAGACTCAAGCTGTTCATGAACCCTCATCTCTGTATAATAGCCGGCACTGTTTGCGCGAATAGATACTTGGAAAAGCTTGGTTTGAAGAACGAGATGACTAAGACTGCTCTTACTCTTCTATTGATATCCGCGATGTCTTATCATGGTTTAGAGAGACTGCAGGAAGAACGAAGTATCATAG GCGAGTACAGCGACATCGAGCAAGAGGAACTGTTTGAGTGGATCAAGAAGAACACGCCTGAACACGCTGTGTTCGCCGGCAAGATGTCTTTGATGGCAAACTTAATGCTCTCGACGGGAAGGCCTATAGTCAATAACCCTTACTACGAGAGCAAAGAGATGAG AGATCGGACGATGAAAGTTTACGAGATCTTCAGCAGAAAAGATGTCACATCCGTGTACTTCACTCTGAGGAATCTTCACGTTGGATACGTCGTGTTGGAGGAATCGCTGTGCTTTGGTTTCGCAAACCT GCAAGCAGAGTGTCAAATGATCGATCTATGGGATCTAGTAGACAATGGAACCGCGAAGGCAGCTGGGAAACAACCCCTATGTCCAATCCTATATCGAGGAAACGCTTACCCCTTTAAAAGAGCCTTTGTAAATAATCGTTACGTTATTTTGCAGCTCGATTATTCCTATTACGTCGAGCTGAAGCCGAAGACTTCCCTTAACTATCGATCCTAA